One genomic window of Deltaproteobacteria bacterium includes the following:
- a CDS encoding amidohydrolase, translating into MKSHPIIDAHTHIGDLLIEGGGELIWKKGITKPMIFDPITLWGLVGYRNFGLGNLLYRLSLSQAIMAEQVRSRTATLENLRKSMDRLGITHSACMPIHPYVVFGDLAKAASQEPGVIPFTTVDVAAGGDFEAQLTADKASGAKGLKLHGIIQKVALDDPRTHKAVEAAGRVGLAVLFHCGISNYYKGEEKDKNIPEYGAVDYAVRLVREHPDVRFVVGHAGMYEVEEVMEKLYAFANVSVDTSLQSAANIRKLIKVFGPDRVLFASDWPFGDAWAALACARKACKGDKPLLRKVLYENAARVYGIT; encoded by the coding sequence ATGAAATCCCATCCCATCATTGACGCGCACACTCACATCGGAGATCTGTTAATCGAGGGCGGGGGCGAGCTCATCTGGAAAAAGGGAATAACCAAACCCATGATTTTTGATCCCATCACTCTCTGGGGATTGGTGGGTTATCGTAATTTCGGCCTGGGAAACCTGCTATACCGTCTTTCTCTCAGCCAGGCCATCATGGCCGAACAGGTTCGCAGCCGGACCGCAACCCTGGAAAATCTCCGAAAATCCATGGATCGATTGGGCATCACCCATAGCGCCTGCATGCCCATCCATCCTTATGTGGTCTTCGGCGATTTGGCGAAAGCCGCCAGCCAGGAGCCAGGCGTTATCCCGTTTACCACCGTTGATGTGGCGGCGGGCGGCGATTTTGAAGCACAGCTTACGGCGGACAAGGCGAGTGGTGCAAAGGGACTCAAGCTCCACGGCATAATCCAGAAGGTGGCCCTGGACGATCCGCGCACGCACAAGGCGGTGGAAGCCGCGGGCAGGGTGGGGCTTGCCGTGCTGTTTCACTGCGGCATTTCCAATTATTATAAAGGTGAAGAGAAAGATAAGAATATACCGGAATACGGCGCTGTGGACTACGCCGTGCGCCTGGTGCGGGAACATCCGGACGTGCGTTTTGTGGTGGGTCATGCCGGCATGTACGAAGTGGAGGAAGTCATGGAAAAACTGTATGCCTTTGCAAATGTCTCCGTGGACACCTCGCTCCAGTCAGCGGCCAATATAAGGAAACTGATTAAGGTGTTTGGGCCTGACCGGGTGCTTTTTGCTTCGGACTGGCCCTTTGGCGATGCCTGGGCCGCCCTGGCCTGTGCGCGTAAAGCCTGCAAAGGAGACAAGCCTCTGCTCCGGAAAGTTTTATACGAAAACGCGGCAAGGGTTTACGGCATTACATAA